In the Candidatus Bathyarchaeia archaeon genome, TTGGACCTTAAAAGCCTGCAGGAGCTTGCGGTAGAACAAGTTCGGTCAAAAGAAGGCAGAAAAACGTTGGAACATCAAAGCTGGGCAAAACTAGCAACTTACATCAGCCAAGTCATCAACGGCATAACCAAAACCTACGACGTAACCCAAATCAAAACCGAACTGGACCAACTCAAAAAAGCCATAGGAGAACTCGAGAAGCAATGACCATGGCACAGTTCCAACGGGAAATCACGCGGTGCAAACAGAAAGCCGAAAAAGCCGCTCAAAAACAGAAACAAACCTACCCCAAAGACCCCGTGCAGTTCTGCAAAGAAACCTTAGGCTTCAACCCCACCTCCTACCAAACCGCGCTCATCAGGCAGTTTGAAGAAAACCAATTCGTCGCGGCAAGGTGGGCAAGACAAACAGGCAAAAGCCACACCATAAGCGCCCTGCTCCTCCACTTTGCGCTTACCAACCCAAACAGCAACATAGGCATCTTTGGTCCCAGCTGGAGACAAACCAAACTCATAATCAAACACATCAACGGCTTCCTCAAAAAACTCCCCACCGAAAACAAAAAACCCCAAAAAACCGCCGTCGCCCTCACCAACGGCAGCACCATCGAAGCATACCCCAACAACCCCGAAACCATCCGCGGACCCAAACTCCACATCGTCTACGCCGACGAATTCAACTTCATCCCCAACGACGAAGAACTCTACGACGCCAGCCTCTTCACGCTGGGCACAACCGACGGCAAATTCATCTGCACCAGCACCCCCTGGCGCACCGACAGCATATTCCACAAAATCTTTCACGACACAGCATACGAGGATTACGCCAAAAGCCACGTAACATGGCAACAAGCCGTCGAACCCAACGGTCCCCTCAAGCACAAAATCCTTGAACGCATCAAACGACAACTCGAAAGCGACCCCGCAAGGTGGAAGCGGGAAATGGAGGCGGATTGGGCAGAGAACCAGAACGCGTGGCTTAGTCAAGCCTTAATCACCAGCTGCATTGACCAAGCCTTGGAGTACACCAGTTTTGAGCGAGCCGCCAAGGGCTGCTTCTATGCGGGTTTGGATTTGGGCAAACACCAAGACCACAGCGTCCTAGCCATAATCCACGCCGAAAACAGCCAGCTGCAACTGGCGCATATGCATCGGTTCCCGCTGGGCACACCGTACGCAAGCGTAATTGGCTACGTCAAAACGCTTAACGACCGATGGCAAACCCTCCAAAGCGTCTTTGTGGACTGCAGCGGCGTAGGCGACTACATCGCCGAAGACATGCAAAACGCAGGCTTAGACAACGTAGAGGGCATCAAATTCACGTTGGAATCTAAACAGGAGATGGCACAGCACCTCAAACAAGCCATGACAGAAAAACGCCTATACATACCATACGACGGAGAGCTTATTGCGGAACTTAACGTTGAACAGTACGAGTTGTCCAAGGAAGGCAAAACCAAGTTTAGCCATCCGCAGGGCACACATGACGACCGTTTCTGGGCACTCGCATTGGCAGCTTACGCCACAAGAGTTGAGCCCGCCCCGCAGTTGTGGGTGGTTGCCAAAACCGCAAACACAGGCAAAACGCGGCTGCAAAAACTTCGCCACCAACGCGCCAAACACAAAACACAAGGGGAAACCTGATGACCCGCCGCAAAGAAACCCTTCAAGTCACCAAACTCAAACGGGTCTACAACCGCGCAAAGGGCACATTCTGCTTTGACATCAGCTACCAAACCGCACCTGCTCAACGTAGCCAACGCACACGGGAAGTGGCGGAAGCGTTTGGACTGGGCGAAGACACAACCCAGCAGTTCACCCTCTACGACAACGTGCAGCTAAAAATCCGCCCAACCGACATCGTGCTCATCACCGGAGACAGCGGCAGCGGAAAATCCGCCCTTCTCAAAGCCCTCAAAGCCGACCTAGGCACCGAAGCCCAGGACGCCAAAGACCTCAACATCAAACCCGACACGCCCATCATCGAGACTGTCGGCGAAACCACCACCCGCGCCCTGGAAGTTCTCAGCAAAGTCGGCTTAAATGATGCCTTCCTGTTTCTGCGCAGCTATGCGGAACTGAGTGATGGCCAGAAACACCGTTACCAAATCGCAAGCTTAGCCCAGACCAGCGCGCAGTGGTGGATTTTGGATGAATTCACAAGCACACTGGACCGGGACACCGCCAAAATTGTTGCCTATAACCTTCAACGCCTCGCCAGAGCGCAGGGAAAAGCGGTTATAGCCGCGACCACTCACGCGGATTTGCTGCGGGATTTGGTACCCAACGTGCACATCCACAAACGCTACGGCAAACAAGTCACCGTCCGCTACCACCCCAACGCCAAAGCCAAAACGTGCAGCTTAACCCGCCAAATGCACGTCGAGCAGGGCACAACCACAGACTACAAAGCCCTCAGCCCATTCCATTACCGAACGGGGCGTTTGCCGCCTTCACGCAACATTTTTGTCCTCAAACGCAAAGCGGAACTCTGCGGCGTCATCGTGTACAGTTATCCGTCGCCGATGTGTTTTGGACGCAGCAAAGCTTGGAGGGGCACGTTCACAGAGTTGCAGCAGCAAGTGAGTATAATTAGCCGTGTTGTGGTGCACCCCAAGTACCGCAGCATTGGCTTAGGCGAAAAAATCATCCACGAAACCCTACCTATCTGCGGCACACCCTACGCCGAAGCCGTCGCGGTTATGGCAAAATATAACCCGTTTTTTGAGAAAGCAGGCATGCAAAAAACCGCTCAAAGCCAACCCCACCCCGCCGTCACCAAAGCTCTGGCGCAACTGCAGTCGCTTGGATTTGACGCTGCATTGTTGTCCAGCGAAAGCCACAACCAACAGCGGCTCAACCAAATCGGCACACAACCTGTCCTCGAGGTGCTACAGGAACTGTCTAGGCTAAATGGCGCGGTACGCAAACGCATCGCGAACCTCACCAACGTTTACCCAAAGCATGAGGAATTTGTCAACAAAATCGGCAGCCTTGACGCTGGGGGTTTGGCGAAAGTTTTGAAGCGGCTGAGTTTTGCGGCGCAAACCAAGGTTTACCTATTTTGGGCGGGGAGCCAACTGTGAAGCGTTGTTTGGGGTTTGCGGCAGAGTTTGGTTGAGCAGGGTTTGGGTTTGGTTTAGAAGTTCCTCTTGCAGGGCGTTGTACTGTTCAAGTTGGGGGATGTTTGGGGTTTGCAGGGTTTGGGTAAACACAACGGTTGCATAGTTTATCACGATGCAGGAAAAGATGACGGCGGATGTGATGAGTAGCAGGGTTGATAGGTTTGTCTGCATTTCTTCTCCTGAAGGTGTTTGTGCGGATGAGGTTTATGCGGTTTTTATGATGAAGAAGAGATACAGTTGCCTGTTTGGGCTTAAAAGTTCAGAGCTAAAAAACGCAAATCCCGAGTTCAGGCTTTGTTTAATTTGACTTTTTACACATAAAATCGGCAAGAAACATGTACAACACAAATTCGTTAAGCACCCAAAAACACTTAAACATAACAAAAGCAATGCAGGGTCAGGGGCTTGGAAGGGGCGTTTGTTGAGTTTGCGGAAGAGTCTGGTTGAAAAGGGAGTCCGTCTGGTTCAACACCGAATCCTCCAACGCCCTAAGCCGATCCAGCTGCGGGATGTTACTGGTCTGCAAAGCACTTTGAACCACAACCACTGCATAATCGATGACAACACAGGTGAGAATAACTGCAGAAGTTAACAGCAGCAAAGTGGCGACCGAAGTTTGCTAGCCTTCTCCTTCCTCCTCAAACTCAAAAAAACAAGCCGCAGTTTAATGGGTTGTTTCATTAATCGAAATATGTTGTCTTTTGACATACAAGAAAACCGCAAAAACTTGTTTGCATCACACAAGAAACTAGATTTTTTCTGCTAAACGTTTTTATACGCGAATAAGAAATGTTGCTACATCACACTGACTCATGTAACCATGAAGCTCCCAGGCTGAAGCTTTTGAATAAATGCATGGAACGTTTGTGATAGGAGAATCGAACACACGTTAGAAGTACAATCATTCCAAGACCTACCCTTAAGTAGGGAGGTTTTGAAAAGCATAAACGAGCTTGGATTTAAACAGCTTTTCCCCATACAAGCTCAAGCCATCTTGCCCCTGCTTGAAGGCAAAGACGTCATCGGGCAAGCCCAAACCGGAACCGGCAAAACCGCTGCGTTCGGCGTGCCCATGGTAGAAAGATTAGACCCCAGCATCAGAAAAGTTCAGGGCTTAGTTTTGGTGCCTACACGCGAACTTGCCATGCAAGTTGCAAACAACATGCACCTGTTTGCTAAATACAAAAAACTACGCGTGCTGCCCGTTTACGGCGGAGCCTCCATGGAAAGGCAAATCCGCGAATTATCCAACGGCGCCCAAATCGTGGTTGGTACCCCGGGACGCGTAATTGACCTGTTGGAACGCCGCGTGCTGAACTTGGCTTCGGTGAAGGTTCTGGTTTTGGATGAAGCGGACCGCATGTTGGACATGGGTTTCATCGATGACATCACCTTCATTTTGTCGCGGGCGCCCTCAACACGGCAGACTAGCCTGTTTAGTGCAACCATCGACAAGACGGTCATGAAGGTCTGTAACCGCTACATGAAGAACCCCGTGAAAATCTTTGTTAGCAAAGACGAGATTGGGGTGACGCAGATGAAGCAGTACTACAAGATTGTTAATCAGGGCGCCAAATTTGATGCCCTATGCACCATACTGCATGACAGCGAAGTTGACCGCGCCATTGTGTTTTGCAGGACGCGTCATGAAACCAGCAAGGTCGCGGATAAGCTTGCGAAGAAGGGTTATCGAGCGCAGGCGTTGCATGCGGGGTATACGCAGCCTCAGCGGGAACGTGCCATAAACGCGTTTCGTGCAGGAAAACTGAATCTGCTGGTTGCCACGGATGTGGCTGCTAGGGGACTGGACATTGACGGCATTACGCATATAATCAACTTTGATGTCCCTGAGGACCCGTTGGTGTATTTCCACCGTGTAGGCAGAACTGCGCGGAAAGGTTCGGACGGCACAGCCATCACTTTAGTTAGTTATGGCGAGATGAGCAATTTTGACAGCATCAAATCCATAACCAAAACCAAAATTGAGGTTATGGATACGGTTTGCAGTCAGGATTCGCCTGTTGTGGGCTTTTTTTAAACCACTAACCATAATAGGCGGAAAATCTACTCTCTGTTGAGGTCACGACCAGAGAAAATGTTTAGAGACCCAGTTTGCGGCATGGTACTAGACGAAAATACAGCGAAATTCAAAATAACCTATCAAGGCGAAACGTACCATTTCTGCAGTTTACAATGCAAAAAAAAGTTCAAGCGCCATGCAACCAAATACATCAAGTAAAGCGGTACGCACTTGACTACAAAACAGAACAGGATTCAGAAAACACACCATCAAAGCGGCTACGGGTACAGCGAAGTTTTGGTTTCATCAAACACGTGAATCAGTTTTTTATAAAAAATTGAAGGTTAGAGTTTGTCGGTTGCAGAAACATCCATCATGGTCAAGCCCGAGGCAGGTTTCGGGTAAAAGTCGGTGGATTTCTCGGGGAGACGAGCTCTTTTTTGAGCAATTTCCCATACTACCTTTGGACTGATGGAGTTAACAAGGAAAGCCAGTTTGGCTTCACCGCTGTCGATTTTATCCATTGCAGTCCGCATAGAACGCTCATAAAGAATGTCTTCCTCAATTTTCAGCTCACCAGTTTTCATCATGGTGTTGAAAACAACGTCTTTGAGGATGACCACATCAAGGATGTGTTCTAAGTTGGATTCGTTTAAAGCAGCAAGTTTTGCAACTTGTTGTTCATCTCTCAAAAACAAACCGTAAGCCTTTGTCCCATCGTAGATGCAGAAAGCATGTTCAGATTTATGCTTCTTCAGGTAACCTTCCATTACACTGACTTTGGGACTTAACTCTGAAATCTCAAAAAACGAAGCGAGCGCCTCAATGGTTTCTATAGTTAATTCAAATCGGCGCAGCAGCCTGTGAGTAGGCAATACAACTAACCCCTCATCTTGAACCGGCACCATGTAGCTCATGTGGAAGTTAAACGCTGAATCCTCCGTCCACTCCACCTGACTTCGACGTTCATCACGATAAGCCAGAGCACTCTCATATCGGTGGTGCCCATCCGTGATAACCAAGGTTTTGCTTTCCATAGCCATCTGCACCAACGCAATTTTTTCAGGGTCCGTTACACACCAAAGTTTGTGGCGTACCCGCAGCTCATCCTCCACCTCCATGTCTGGCGGCGTTTTGGCAACTTCACGGAGAAACTCAACGGTCACTTTTTCAGGGTCC is a window encoding:
- a CDS encoding terminase large subunit domain-containing protein, with product MAQFQREITRCKQKAEKAAQKQKQTYPKDPVQFCKETLGFNPTSYQTALIRQFEENQFVAARWARQTGKSHTISALLLHFALTNPNSNIGIFGPSWRQTKLIIKHINGFLKKLPTENKKPQKTAVALTNGSTIEAYPNNPETIRGPKLHIVYADEFNFIPNDEELYDASLFTLGTTDGKFICTSTPWRTDSIFHKIFHDTAYEDYAKSHVTWQQAVEPNGPLKHKILERIKRQLESDPARWKREMEADWAENQNAWLSQALITSCIDQALEYTSFERAAKGCFYAGLDLGKHQDHSVLAIIHAENSQLQLAHMHRFPLGTPYASVIGYVKTLNDRWQTLQSVFVDCSGVGDYIAEDMQNAGLDNVEGIKFTLESKQEMAQHLKQAMTEKRLYIPYDGELIAELNVEQYELSKEGKTKFSHPQGTHDDRFWALALAAYATRVEPAPQLWVVAKTANTGKTRLQKLRHQRAKHKTQGET
- a CDS encoding ATP-binding protein — translated: MTRRKETLQVTKLKRVYNRAKGTFCFDISYQTAPAQRSQRTREVAEAFGLGEDTTQQFTLYDNVQLKIRPTDIVLITGDSGSGKSALLKALKADLGTEAQDAKDLNIKPDTPIIETVGETTTRALEVLSKVGLNDAFLFLRSYAELSDGQKHRYQIASLAQTSAQWWILDEFTSTLDRDTAKIVAYNLQRLARAQGKAVIAATTHADLLRDLVPNVHIHKRYGKQVTVRYHPNAKAKTCSLTRQMHVEQGTTTDYKALSPFHYRTGRLPPSRNIFVLKRKAELCGVIVYSYPSPMCFGRSKAWRGTFTELQQQVSIISRVVVHPKYRSIGLGEKIIHETLPICGTPYAEAVAVMAKYNPFFEKAGMQKTAQSQPHPAVTKALAQLQSLGFDAALLSSESHNQQRLNQIGTQPVLEVLQELSRLNGAVRKRIANLTNVYPKHEEFVNKIGSLDAGGLAKVLKRLSFAAQTKVYLFWAGSQL
- a CDS encoding DEAD/DEAH box helicase; amino-acid sequence: MKSINELGFKQLFPIQAQAILPLLEGKDVIGQAQTGTGKTAAFGVPMVERLDPSIRKVQGLVLVPTRELAMQVANNMHLFAKYKKLRVLPVYGGASMERQIRELSNGAQIVVGTPGRVIDLLERRVLNLASVKVLVLDEADRMLDMGFIDDITFILSRAPSTRQTSLFSATIDKTVMKVCNRYMKNPVKIFVSKDEIGVTQMKQYYKIVNQGAKFDALCTILHDSEVDRAIVFCRTRHETSKVADKLAKKGYRAQALHAGYTQPQRERAINAFRAGKLNLLVATDVAARGLDIDGITHIINFDVPEDPLVYFHRVGRTARKGSDGTAITLVSYGEMSNFDSIKSITKTKIEVMDTVCSQDSPVVGFF
- a CDS encoding DUF1015 domain-containing protein, with the translated sequence MVDVRPFKAIRYTEKAGALKSLITQPYDKINQDMQREYYEKSPYNYCRLILPIEENRYQTVHQRIYEWLNEHVLAKDEEPAIFVCRQEFRLDGKNCTRTGLIAALRLYPYNEGLVFPHETTYSAPKADRLNMLRTIQKDLEPVFLIYSDPEKVTVEFLREVAKTPPDMEVEDELRVRHKLWCVTDPEKIALVQMAMESKTLVITDGHHRYESALAYRDERRSQVEWTEDSAFNFHMSYMVPVQDEGLVVLPTHRLLRRFELTIETIEALASFFEISELSPKVSVMEGYLKKHKSEHAFCIYDGTKAYGLFLRDEQQVAKLAALNESNLEHILDVVILKDVVFNTMMKTGELKIEEDILYERSMRTAMDKIDSGEAKLAFLVNSISPKVVWEIAQKRARLPEKSTDFYPKPASGLTMMDVSATDKL
- a CDS encoding YHS domain-containing protein, giving the protein MFRDPVCGMVLDENTAKFKITYQGETYHFCSLQCKKKFKRHATKYIK